The Synechococcus sp. M16.1 genome includes the window GGTCAGATCTCGCGCGCTCCTGTGCCGATCGGAAGGGCCATCGAACGCAGCCAGAGCTGGCATCGTCGGCTCACGGTTCCCCAGTTCACCGTGGTGACTGGATTGCTGGTGGTGCTGATCGGCACGTTGATGCTGGCCACTCCGCTGTGCTCCTCAAGCCGCGTGGGGCTTTGGGAAGCTCTGTTCACAGCCACATCAGCCATCACCGTGACGGGCCTGTCGATCATCGACATCGGCACCGATCTCACGACCTTCGGCCAGGTGGTGCTGGCCCTGATGATCCTGGCGGGGGGCCTTGGCTTGATGGCCATCACCACGTTTCTCCAGGGCTTCGTGGTGCAGGGAACAGCCCTGCGCCGCCGGCTGGATCGGGGGCAGGCCCTGGATGAATTCGGCGTTGGGGGCGTTGGGCGCACGTTTCGTGGCATTGCCCTGACGGCGACGCTGGTGATCCTTGTAGGGGCTGTGATCCTGTATCACTTCGGCTTCGATGACATCCCCAACCAGGGCGAACGCCTCTGGGCTGCGGTGTTCCACAGCATCTCGGCCTACAACAACGCGGGATTCGGACTCTGGAGCGACAGCCTCGAGCGCTACCGCAGCAACGGGGTTGTAAATGCCGTAGTGATGCTGCTGATCGTGGCCGGCGGCCTGGGGTGGCGGGTCACCAGCGATCTGACCACACAGCTGCTGCGCAGACGGCGAAGCCGGCGGCGGCTGAGCCTGCACTCCCGCCTGGTGCTGCGCACCACCCTTCTTTTGATCGTCTTCGGGGCAGGGGGGCTGGCCCTGACGGAATGGTTGAACCAGGGGGAGATCTTCGCGGGCATGCCCTGGTCTGAGCGCTGGCTCACAGCCCTGTTCAAATCCGTCACGGCACGCACAGCCGGCTTCAGCACCCTTCCGCTCTCGCTCGACACCGTCACCGAATCAAGCCTGCTGTTGATGATGGTGCTGATGTTCATCGGGGCCAGCCCGGGCGGCACCGGTGGCGGGATCAAAACCACCACCGTGGCCGCCTTGATGGCGGCCACCCGCTCCACCCTGCGGGGCCGGGAGGTGGTGGTGATCCGCAACAGAAGCATCAGCGACAAGGTGGTGCTGAGGGCCGTCGGCATCACGGTGGGCTCCCTGCTGTTCGTGATGGCCATGGCGATGCTGATCAGCATCGCCAGCAATTTGAACGGGAAGGATTCATTCACCTTTATGGAAATGCTGTTTACCTGCATCTCCGCTTTTGCCACGGTGGGGCTTGATCTGGGAGTCACCGTCGAACTCCCCCGTTTCGGCCAGGCGGTGCTGATGGTGGGAATGTTTGTGGGACGGCTGGGGATCCTGTTGCTGCTGAGTGCGATCTGGGAAGCGATGACGCAGGAACAAATCCAGATGAATCGCCAGAATCGAGTCGGTTACCCCAGCGAGGATCTGTATGTCTGAGCGCGATCAGCGGGGGAGGCAGGGATGAAGGAGTGGTGGCAGTGGAGCCCGGCCCAGGGCAGCGAAAGACTCGGCTTCGCGATCATCGGTGTGGGCCGTTTCGGCATCGCCGTTTGCCGGGAACTGCTTCAGAACGGAGCAGATGTGCTGGCCGTGGACCGCTCTGAGCGGGCGGTGGATGAACTGCGTCAGGTGGAGCCCAGCGTGGAGGCCCGCGTCGTCGACTGCACCGACGAAGAGGCCCTGCGCGAGGCCGGCGTGCTCGACATGGGCACCGTGGTGGTGGCAATCAGCGAACCGATCGAGGCCAGCATCACCGCCACCTTGATCGCCAAAGACAGTGAAGGAAGCCGGGTGCGCCAGGTGATTGCCCGGGCGACGAGCGACCTCCACGAAAAAATGCTGAAGCGGGTGGGGGCCGACCGGGTGATCTTCCCCTCGCGCATGCAGGGCGAGCGCCTCGGCCTTGAACTGGTGCGCCCCAACCTGATGGAGCGGCTGGCCCTGGATGAACAGCACTGCATCGAGGAGATCAAGGTTCCGGAACCGTTTGTGGGGCGGTCGCTCCGGGATCTGAATCTGCGCAAGAACTTCAGGGTGAACGTGCTGGCGGCAGGACCGCAAAGCAGCCTGATGGTGAATCCACCGGCATCCCACGTGCTGGAGGAGGGGCACCTGCTGGTGGTGATGGGACTGGTGGACGACCTGCAACGGCTCCCCAAAAACTGAGCCGATGCACTGCCTCGGGCTGATGAGCGGAACCAGTGCTGACGGTGTGGATGCCGTGCTGGTGCACTTCGACGGCTCACCCCAACATCCGAAGTGGTCCTTGCTTCGCCACCACCATCAGCCCTACCCGCTCGAACTGCAGCAGCAGGTGGTGGCAGCCGGCCAGGGTGCAGCGATGCCGGCATCCAGCTGGCTGGAGCTGGCGGAAGCCATCACGGAGGTTCAAGCCCAAGCAGTGCAGGCCTGCGACCCCACTGCAACAGCTGAGCTGATCGGTTGTCATGGCCAGACCGTCTGGCACCGCCCGCCGGCCCAAGGGGCACGGGGGGCCAGTTGGCAGATTCTTCAGGCCCCGCTGCTGGCCCATCTGCTGCAGAGGCCGGTGGTGCATGACTTCCGCGCCGCTGATCTGGCGTTAGGGGGACAGGGAGCACCGCTCGTACCTCGGGCCGATGCGGCACTGCTGGGGCGCACGCAGGGCTGGCGGGCACTGCTCAACCTGGGCGGCATTGCCAACCTCACCCTCATCCCCCCCTGCGGTGGAGTGGATCGCCATGCCGCGATCTTGGGATGGGACTGCGGCCCCGCCAACAGCCTGATTGACCTGGGCATGCGCCAGTTCACCAATGGCGCCCAAAGCTTCGACAAGGGTGGAGCGATGGCAGCGCAGGGCCATGCGGATGAGGGCTGGATCCAGCGGTGGCTCCAGGAGGAGTACTTCCAGCTGGCACCACCGAAATCCACTGGACGGGAGTGCTTCGGGCAGGACGACCTCAACCGGCGGCTACATCAGCTCGATGGAGCCTCAGCGGCAGATGCCATCGCCACCCTGACGGCCTTTTCCGCCGCTGTGGTTGCCCAAGATCTGGCACGTCTGCGCCAGAGCGTTGGGATCGCACCGATCGAACTGATCACAGCCGGAGGTGGCAGCCAAAACCCGGTGTTGATCGATGAGCTGCGGCGGCGATGCCGAGGCGCACAGATCGATGAAAGCAGCAGTCTGAGGGTGCCGACGGAAGCCCGAGAAGCTCTGGTCTTCGCCTTGCTGGCCTGGTGGCACCACAGGGAGCATCCCGGCAATGCCCCCACCGTCACAGGAGCCAAACGAGAAGCCGTGCTCGGCGTGCGGGTGAATCCGGCCTAACCCGGCCTGTGCAGGCGCAAACGACGGGGCGCACCCCGCAGACGGCGGGGCTGCTGTGATTCCAGAGCGGACCGCAGGCGCTCCTCGCGGGTCGGCGCCGGAGCGGACGCGTCCAACTCCTGCTCATGGCGTTGCACACCCTGCTGGATCAGCACCCTCGCCATGTTGCTCACCGTGCGGGATTCCAACTCCGCCATCGCCGTGAGCCGCGCACAGAGGTCCTCAGGAAGAACCACCTGAATTCTGGGGGACTTGGGCTTCCCGCTGGATGAGGTCTGACGGGTGGGCACGACCGGATCCCCAGACAGGGGCTCTGCTACTAAAAAGTGTACAGAGATGGTCAAGGGTAGTATCCATGACTATGGTGGGGGCATTGGTCCTCCTCGGAGTACCCCATGACACAAGCCACACCACGCCCCCGTCGCAGCCCAGCCGGCTCACGCACTCGGTCCCGACGCCCCCGTCGCAGCGCTGAAAACAGCGACGTGCTGGTGTCAGCCGTGATCAGCACCTATTTGCTGACCCACCTGCACCACGTGTTGCAACGGGCCGAATACGGCGCCTCCCAGGAGGGGCGCAGCACCCAGGCCGCCAACTACGCGCAACTGCGCAAGGTGCTCTGCATGGATGCCCGCAGCATGAAGGACGCCTCCGCTCTGGGGCAGCACGATGACGGCCTCGAACAAGCTGCCTGACAAGACTCTCGGTGCTGAATAGCGTTTGAGCAGTTGCTCAGATCGCGATGGCTTCCAACGCCGCATCGCTCTACGCCCGAATCAGCAGCAATCCGGAGCAGACCCAGGCGCTGTTCCGTCAGGCGCTGCAGGATCCCAACGGTGCCATGGCCAGCATCTGCAACCTGGGCGATCAGCTGGGGCTACCCGTCACGACCGAAGAGGTGCGCGAGCATCTGGCCAGCCTTGACGACGAGGACAGCAAACGCTGGCTGGTTAAGGCGAGAGGCGGTCTTTGAACCCAGGCGCTTCGGACATCAGAAACGCCTGGGGTTCAGTGCGCTGACGGCGTTCGTAGCCACCACCCCCGGCCCAACTGAAGAAGAGCAAGTAGCTCACGATCGCCAGACCTGCGGCCACCACGAGAGCGGCCAGCTGCTCCAGTTTCCGCATGGCGACCAGCCTCCGGGAACACTCACCAGTTTGCCGACAGGGATGATGGGGGGCATCACGCCTTCCGCCGGTGCTGCGACTCGAAAACGTCAGCAAGATCTACCCCACGGGGGAAGTGCTCCGCGCCGTGACCTGGGAGGTGAAAGCCGGAGACAGGATCGGACTGGTGGGGGTGAACGGCGCCGGCAAGTCCACCCAGATGCGTCTGATCGCCGGACACGAAGAGCCCACCAGCGGCCAGGTGGTTCGGCAAGGGGAGCCCCGCATCGCCTACCTCCAGCAGGAATTCGACGTGGACCTGGAGCGCACCGTGCGCCAGGAACTGTTTCAAGCCTTCGGCGAAGCGGCCGAAGTGATGAACCACCAGCAGCAGGTGGAAGAGGCGATGGGCTCCGAACGGGCTGCGGAGGATCCCGACCATCTGGACCAGCTGATCCAAGAACTGGGAAAGCTGCAAAGCCGTTTCGAAGCACTGCATGGCTACGAACTCGATGCCCGCATCGACAAGCTCCTGCCCACGATCGGCTTCACCCCGGAGGGCGCTGAGCTGCAGGTGAAGGACTATTCCGGGGGCTGGCAGATGCGGATCGCCCTGGGGAAAATCCTGCTGCAGGAACCGGATCTGCTGCTGCTCGACGAGCCCACCAACCATCTGGATGTCGAAACCATCCAGTGGCTGGAGAACTACCTGCTGGAGCAGAGCGCAGCCCTTGTGGTGATCAGCCACGACCGCACCTTCCTCGACCGGGTCTGCAATCAGATCGTTTCCACCGAACGGGGCGTGTCCCGCACCTACCTCGGCAACTACACCGCCCACCTGGAGCAGAAACAACTGGAGCGGGAGGCCACACAGGCGGCCTTCGAACGGCAGCAGAAGGAGATCGCCACGCAACAGGCCTACATCGATCGCTTCCGCGCCAGTGCCACCCGCAGCACCCAGGCCAAAAGCCGTGAGAAGCAGCTGGACAAGGTGGAACGGGTGGAGGCACCGATCGAATCCGTGGCCGGGCCGAGTTTTCAGTTCCCGCCTGCCCCGCGCTCCGGAGCCCAGGTGGCCCTGATCGACAACGTCACCCACAGCTATGGAGACAAAATCCTGTTCCTGGGGGCTGAACTGGAGGTGGAGCGGGGTGACCGCATTGCCTTCGTCGGCCCCAATGGTGCGGGCAAGTCCACCCTGCTGCGACTGGTGATGGGGGTTGAAACCCCTGATGAAGGCAGTGCCCGGCTTGGGGAGCACAACGTGATTGCGGGGTACTTCGAACAGAACCAGGCCGAAGCCCTGGATCTGTCCAAGACCGTGATCGACACGATGTACGAAGCGGTTCCCGACTGGACCCAGACCCAGGTTCGTTCGCTGCTGGGCAGTTTCTGCTTCAGCAACGACACGGTGTTCAAGGAAGTCGGGAAGCTCAGCGGCGGCGAGAAAGCCCGCCTGGCCCTGGCCCTGATGCTGCTCACCCCCTGCAATCTGCTGGTGCTGGATGAGCCCACCAATCACCTCGACATCCCCGCCAAACAGATGCTCGAGGACGCCTTGATGGCCTACGAGGGAGCCGCGCTGCTGGTCTCCCACGACCGCTATTTCATCTCCCGCGTCGCCAACCGCATCGTGGAACTGCGGGACGGAGAGCTGGTGATGTATCGCGGGGACTACAACTACTACCTCGAGAAAAAAGAGGAGGAAAGGGCAGCTGCCAAGGAGAAAGAACTGGCTGCAGAACGAGAAGCCAAGCGGAAGGCCAACAAGGAGAAGCAGAAGGCACGCGACGCCCGCCGTAAAAAGGCGGCCTGACTGGCATCAGACGACGGCAACGAAAACTTCACACAGGTTTAGGCAGGAAGACTTATTTCGCTTTACCTGGTGTTTTCATCTGCATAGGCTGACAAAACAGACCTTCCAGCCCCGATGAGCATGGTTCCCGGCCCCGGCAACAGTGAACCCGTTGGCGGTTCAACAGCCCCCGGTCCGGCACCCCATGAGCAGACCTGGGACGCCGTGGAAACCTATTTCCAGTGCATCACCACCTGTTCGCTCGACGATGGCGACTGCATCACACAATGCGTCGAACAACTGAGGGACGCCGACGACGCCTGAGCCCAAAGCTTCAGCCAGGGGGCAAGGCCGACAAATCGACGGGCTTGACGTTGATCGAGACCCGCTCCTGAGCTCGCTGCACCTCGAGCGCAACCGTGGCACCGACACCGCGGCGTTCAATGGCACTGACCACCGCAGCTGGGCCCTTAACCGCCTGGCCATCGAAGCGAAGGATCACATCATCCACCTTGAGCCCGGCGCGGTCCGCCGGCCCCCCAGGTTGAACAGCGCGAATCACCGCACCTGGCGGCACCGGGGATGTGGGGGTGGGCCGGGGCACCGCTGACAGACGGATGCCGATCACCGGATGACGGACCTTGCCGCTGGACACCAGCTGCTGGGCAATGGTTCGAGCGCGATTGATCGGGATGGCAAACCCCAGACCCGCCCCAGGCCCTGATCGCACCAGGGTGTTGATGCCGATCACTTCACCGGCGGCATCGAGCAGTGGCCCGCCCGAGTTACCGGGATTGATCGCTGCATCGGTCTGAATCAGATCCAAACGCTTACCGGAGATCCCGAGCTGGGCAACGTTCCGGTTGAGGTTGCTGATGATCCCGAGGGTCACCGTGCTCTCCAGCCCGTAAGGATTGCCCACGGCAATCGCCCAATCGCCCACGCTGAGTCGGTCGGAATTCCCCAGATCGGCGACAGGCCAGGGCCCGGGGCCCTCCAGACGCACCACCGCGAGATCAGTGAGGCTGTCTTTGCCCACCACGCGGGCAGGCACCCGCCTTCCATCGGAGAGCCCCACGGTGAGTTGATCCGCCCCCTCCACCACATGGGCGTTGGTGAGCAGCAGGCCCTTGGCATCGAAGATCACCCCACTGCCTTGGCCGCGCTGCACCCTGGAGCCTGGGGCTGTGGGGCGTGGGATGCCGAAGAAGTGGCGAAACAAAGGGTCCTGCATCAGGGCCGGCGGCACACCCGCAGCACTGGACTGATTGACGGTCCGCGCCGTCTCCAGGGTGACCACAGCCGGACCACTGCGCTTCACAGCAGCCGCCACAAACGATTCGCGACGGATCGCCGGGCGCGCCTCGAGTTGCTGAGGGCCAACGAGCAAGGTAAGCGACGACACGCCGGCCACCAGCAATCCCCCCGCCAGAGCAGAGACGACGAGCGGGCGGGATGGGGAGCTGACCACAGTGTCAAGGCCATCGGCTGCCTCGACGATACGCAGAGCAGAACCAAAAACAGCCACATTCCATGTCAGAACTGTGACCACATGCGACCGGGGTCCCGATAGCGTGAGGATGCAGACATTCAGCTGGGTCGGAGGGTCATGCTCGGTTCGCTGTTTCCCCTCATCTACGGAGCGCTGTTCGTGGCCCTGTTGTGGCAGGCCTTCCGCGTGATGAGCAAAGGCTTCCGCGCTGCCAGCGGTCCGATCAACAGCGTGCCAAGCAACGCTCCGAACGACCGCACAGGCCAGGTCACCGTTCACCCAGAACTGCTGGACAGCGAGGGACGCATCACCGAAGAGGCCCTGCTGACGGTGCGCTTTGGCGGTGACGATGACGAAGCCTCGACGGCCGCTGGACCCGGCACTGAATAAATTGGGCGCTTGGAGTCGACAGGGGTCGCCTGAGTGGATCAGAGAACACGCATCGTTGCCGCGGTCATCAAGGGCCTCAAACTGCCCCCCCGGTTTCGGCTTCGGCTGATGAAGGAAGACCCCGTTCGCCTGGAATTGAGCCTGACTCCGGCCTACGGCAAGGACCCCATCACCGTGGGACTTGTGGAATCTCTTGATCTGGTGGCCCGTCGTGACCGGGAAGGCAGGATCCCCCGCGACCTTCAGGGCACCTGGGACTGGACGGTCCGCCACGGCCAGGTGAGCACCGGAGGCTGGAACCCCTATCTCAAGGAAGCACTGCAGACCATGTTCGAGACCGGTCTCCCGGCCATCGTGTTTGAGGAGCTCACCGGAGAGGAGTACCACCCTGTGGATGGGACCCGTCACGTGCGCTGATCCAACACGGGGCTTCTGTAAAGGCGTGCGAATGAATGCAGCAATGCCACTGACAAGGGGGCTAGACCGGAATTAATCCGGCCTTTAAGAAAGTCTTCATGGCCTCCCTTGTTGTTTCCATCGGCCCGCTGGTGCGGCTTCTGGCGGCCGTCGGCGCCATAAGCAGCCTGGTGGTTTTCGGCCTGATGAATCTCATCCCGTGAATTGAGCGGCAACACCGCGTTGAGCCAGTTCCCGATCGACGCCCTGTTGGAGCAGATCTGTTCTGCGGTCCGCCCAGGGAAAACGGTTCTGCTCCAGGCACCGCCCGGGGCGGGCAAGACAACACGGGTTCCCCTGGCGCTGATCGGAGCCTTAACAAAAGGCCAGGGCGTTCTTGAAGAGCCTCAGAAAATCTGGATGATCGAGCCGCGGCGGCTGGCCGCCAAAGCGGCCGCTGCCCGCCTTGCCGCGAGCCTTGGAGAGGACATCGGTGCGCGCATCGGCTACGCCGTGCGCGGGGAACAGAAGCGATCCGACCGCACCCAGGTGGAGGTGATCACCGACGGCCTCTTCCTGCGGCGCTTGCAGAGCGACCCCTCGCTCGATGGGGTGGGGTGCGTGATCTTCGATGAATTTCATGAGCGGGGGCGCGATGCGGACCTGTCCCTCGCCTTGCTGCGCGAGGCAAGGCCTCTGCTGAATCCAGATCTCGCCGTGATCTTGATGTCGGCCACGCTGGATCTCTCCGATCTGAGGGAACGGCTGCCCGAAGCGACGGTGCTGGAAAGCCCGGGCCGCTGTTACCCGGTTGACACCCACCACCAACCACCCCGACCGGAGGAACCCCTGCCGAAGCAGGTGCTACGTGCCATTGAGCAACACGCCCTCGACCAACCGAAGGGCAGCGGTGTTCTGGTCTTTCTGCCGGGGCTGGCGGAGATTGAACGCTGCAGGCAGACCCTGACGGCCGCCCCTTCCCTGCAGAACTGGAAGATTCAGGCGCTGCACGGTCAACTGCCCTTGCAGCAGCAGAGTTCAGCCCTGCAGCGCTGCGACCCAAACCAGGACGGCAGCATCATCCTGGCCAGCGCCATTGCCGAGAGCTCCCTCACGATTGATGGGGTGCGCCTGGTGATTGACAGCGGCCTCAGCCGTCAACTGCGCTACGACCCCAACACCCGCATGGAGGGCCTGGAGACCACCGCCTCCAGCCTGGCCAGTGCAGAGCAGCGCCGGGGCCGGGCAGGCCGGCAATGCCCGGGCCGCTGCATCCGCCTCTGGTCACCGGCAGAGCAACAACGACGGCCACCCTTTCACCCACCTGAACTGCTGCTAGCCGATCCCCAGCCCGTGCTGATGGAACTGGCCCAGTGGGGGGCTGGGCTGGGGGAAGAGCTGCCGTGGCTGGACTCTCCCCCCGCAGCAGCCATGCAGGAGGGACAGCACAGCCTGCAACAGCTCGGCCTGCTGGAGCTGGACGGCCGGATCAGCGAGCGGGGACGGCTGATCGGCGGCCTCGGCGTTCACCCTCGTCTCGGCATGCTGCTGGTGGAAGCCCATGAACAGGGCGCCCCCCAGCTGGGGTGTGATCTGGCGGCCATCCTCAGCGAACGAGATCCCTTCGATCGCCGTCAGATCGGCAGCGATCTCGAGGCCCGGCTCAACAGCATCCAGCGCCATCCATCCCTGCGAACGCTCAGCCAGCAACTCCGCCGCCAACTGAAGCGACTGGGTACCTCACCCCAGAAACGAGACGCTTCCGTCAATGCTGGCGATCTGATCCTGGCGGCCTTTCCGGAATGGCTGGCGCAACAGCGTCCAGACCAGGCCGGTCGCTATCAACTGCGTCAGGGACGCGGAGCAACCCTGCTGCCCTGGGATCCGCTCCAAGGCAGTCCGGCCCTGGCCGTCGCCAGGGTCGACATGGGCGGCCGGGACACGCGGATCCAGATGGCCGTGGCTCTGAGCCGGAGCACCCTGCAGAGCATCGCTGAGCGGGACGGCCACTGGCAGGACGAAGCCAGCTGGGATCCCGAACGACAGCGGGTCCGTGCCGAACGCCAGCTCAAACTGGGGGCCTTGGTGGTGCGCCGAACGCCACAGCCTTCACCAGCCGCAGCGCTGTGCCGCACCCTGCTGATGGAGCAGCTGAAGAAGAGTGCCAGTCTTGATGCCCTGCCCTGGACGGACAGCAGCCATCAGCTGCGCCAACGGCTGGCATGGATGCACCAACAAGTGGGCGCCCCCTGGCCTGATCGCGATCTGACAACCCTTCTGGAGCAGGCTGACAGCTGGCTTGGCCCCAGCCTGGAAGGCTGCCTGGGCTGGAGCGACATCAGCGCGACAGCCTTGGAAGAAGCACTCTGGGGCGATCTGGACTGGAGCTTCAGGCAACAGCTGGATGCTCTGCTGCCGCGCCGGATCCCGATCCCCTCCGGCCGGCAAGCCGCGCTGCTCTACACCACCGACGAAGTGATCCTCGCTGTGAAATTGCAGGAGATGTTCGGATCTGACGACGGCCCCCACGTGCTGAATGGCCGCATCCCCGTCACGCTGGAGCTGCTCTCACCAGCCGGACGCCCCCTGCAACGCACCCGCGCCCTCAAAGACTTCTGGGAAGGCAGTTACCAGGAGGTGCGCCGGGAAATGCGAGGGCGCTACCCCAAGCACCCCTGGCCCGAAGATCCCCGCCAGGCGCTGCCGACGGCCCGGACC containing:
- a CDS encoding TrkH family potassium uptake protein; translation: MPIGRAIERSQSWHRRLTVPQFTVVTGLLVVLIGTLMLATPLCSSSRVGLWEALFTATSAITVTGLSIIDIGTDLTTFGQVVLALMILAGGLGLMAITTFLQGFVVQGTALRRRLDRGQALDEFGVGGVGRTFRGIALTATLVILVGAVILYHFGFDDIPNQGERLWAAVFHSISAYNNAGFGLWSDSLERYRSNGVVNAVVMLLIVAGGLGWRVTSDLTTQLLRRRRSRRRLSLHSRLVLRTTLLLIVFGAGGLALTEWLNQGEIFAGMPWSERWLTALFKSVTARTAGFSTLPLSLDTVTESSLLLMMVLMFIGASPGGTGGGIKTTTVAALMAATRSTLRGREVVVIRNRSISDKVVLRAVGITVGSLLFVMAMAMLISIASNLNGKDSFTFMEMLFTCISAFATVGLDLGVTVELPRFGQAVLMVGMFVGRLGILLLLSAIWEAMTQEQIQMNRQNRVGYPSEDLYV
- a CDS encoding TrkA family potassium uptake protein, which encodes MKEWWQWSPAQGSERLGFAIIGVGRFGIAVCRELLQNGADVLAVDRSERAVDELRQVEPSVEARVVDCTDEEALREAGVLDMGTVVVAISEPIEASITATLIAKDSEGSRVRQVIARATSDLHEKMLKRVGADRVIFPSRMQGERLGLELVRPNLMERLALDEQHCIEEIKVPEPFVGRSLRDLNLRKNFRVNVLAAGPQSSLMVNPPASHVLEEGHLLVVMGLVDDLQRLPKN
- a CDS encoding anhydro-N-acetylmuramic acid kinase, yielding MHCLGLMSGTSADGVDAVLVHFDGSPQHPKWSLLRHHHQPYPLELQQQVVAAGQGAAMPASSWLELAEAITEVQAQAVQACDPTATAELIGCHGQTVWHRPPAQGARGASWQILQAPLLAHLLQRPVVHDFRAADLALGGQGAPLVPRADAALLGRTQGWRALLNLGGIANLTLIPPCGGVDRHAAILGWDCGPANSLIDLGMRQFTNGAQSFDKGGAMAAQGHADEGWIQRWLQEEYFQLAPPKSTGRECFGQDDLNRRLHQLDGASAADAIATLTAFSAAVVAQDLARLRQSVGIAPIELITAGGGSQNPVLIDELRRRCRGAQIDESSSLRVPTEAREALVFALLAWWHHREHPGNAPTVTGAKREAVLGVRVNPA
- a CDS encoding ATP-binding cassette domain-containing protein, whose amino-acid sequence is MLRLENVSKIYPTGEVLRAVTWEVKAGDRIGLVGVNGAGKSTQMRLIAGHEEPTSGQVVRQGEPRIAYLQQEFDVDLERTVRQELFQAFGEAAEVMNHQQQVEEAMGSERAAEDPDHLDQLIQELGKLQSRFEALHGYELDARIDKLLPTIGFTPEGAELQVKDYSGGWQMRIALGKILLQEPDLLLLDEPTNHLDVETIQWLENYLLEQSAALVVISHDRTFLDRVCNQIVSTERGVSRTYLGNYTAHLEQKQLEREATQAAFERQQKEIATQQAYIDRFRASATRSTQAKSREKQLDKVERVEAPIESVAGPSFQFPPAPRSGAQVALIDNVTHSYGDKILFLGAELEVERGDRIAFVGPNGAGKSTLLRLVMGVETPDEGSARLGEHNVIAGYFEQNQAEALDLSKTVIDTMYEAVPDWTQTQVRSLLGSFCFSNDTVFKEVGKLSGGEKARLALALMLLTPCNLLVLDEPTNHLDIPAKQMLEDALMAYEGAALLVSHDRYFISRVANRIVELRDGELVMYRGDYNYYLEKKEEERAAAKEKELAAEREAKRKANKEKQKARDARRKKAA
- a CDS encoding trypsin-like peptidase domain-containing protein, producing the protein MVSSPSRPLVVSALAGGLLVAGVSSLTLLVGPQQLEARPAIRRESFVAAAVKRSGPAVVTLETARTVNQSSAAGVPPALMQDPLFRHFFGIPRPTAPGSRVQRGQGSGVIFDAKGLLLTNAHVVEGADQLTVGLSDGRRVPARVVGKDSLTDLAVVRLEGPGPWPVADLGNSDRLSVGDWAIAVGNPYGLESTVTLGIISNLNRNVAQLGISGKRLDLIQTDAAINPGNSGGPLLDAAGEVIGINTLVRSGPGAGLGFAIPINRARTIAQQLVSSGKVRHPVIGIRLSAVPRPTPTSPVPPGAVIRAVQPGGPADRAGLKVDDVILRFDGQAVKGPAAVVSAIERRGVGATVALEVQRAQERVSINVKPVDLSALPPG
- a CDS encoding DUF2973 domain-containing protein; amino-acid sequence: MLGSLFPLIYGALFVALLWQAFRVMSKGFRAASGPINSVPSNAPNDRTGQVTVHPELLDSEGRITEEALLTVRFGGDDDEASTAAGPGTE
- the hrpB gene encoding ATP-dependent helicase HrpB translates to MSQFPIDALLEQICSAVRPGKTVLLQAPPGAGKTTRVPLALIGALTKGQGVLEEPQKIWMIEPRRLAAKAAAARLAASLGEDIGARIGYAVRGEQKRSDRTQVEVITDGLFLRRLQSDPSLDGVGCVIFDEFHERGRDADLSLALLREARPLLNPDLAVILMSATLDLSDLRERLPEATVLESPGRCYPVDTHHQPPRPEEPLPKQVLRAIEQHALDQPKGSGVLVFLPGLAEIERCRQTLTAAPSLQNWKIQALHGQLPLQQQSSALQRCDPNQDGSIILASAIAESSLTIDGVRLVIDSGLSRQLRYDPNTRMEGLETTASSLASAEQRRGRAGRQCPGRCIRLWSPAEQQRRPPFHPPELLLADPQPVLMELAQWGAGLGEELPWLDSPPAAAMQEGQHSLQQLGLLELDGRISERGRLIGGLGVHPRLGMLLVEAHEQGAPQLGCDLAAILSERDPFDRRQIGSDLEARLNSIQRHPSLRTLSQQLRRQLKRLGTSPQKRDASVNAGDLILAAFPEWLAQQRPDQAGRYQLRQGRGATLLPWDPLQGSPALAVARVDMGGRDTRIQMAVALSRSTLQSIAERDGHWQDEASWDPERQRVRAERQLKLGALVVRRTPQPSPAAALCRTLLMEQLKKSASLDALPWTDSSHQLRQRLAWMHQQVGAPWPDRDLTTLLEQADSWLGPSLEGCLGWSDISATALEEALWGDLDWSFRQQLDALLPRRIPIPSGRQAALLYTTDEVILAVKLQEMFGSDDGPHVLNGRIPVTLELLSPAGRPLQRTRALKDFWEGSYQEVRREMRGRYPKHPWPEDPRQALPTARTKRKSNGQQP